Proteins encoded by one window of Sphingosinicella sp. BN140058:
- a CDS encoding cold-shock protein yields the protein MAIGTVKFFNYDRGFGFVSNDAGGPDAFVHIKAVEAAGLPGLNKNQRISYALDADGKGRTIATGLERA from the coding sequence ATGGCCATCGGCACCGTCAAGTTCTTCAATTACGATCGGGGCTTCGGCTTCGTTTCGAATGATGCCGGCGGGCCCGATGCCTTCGTGCACATCAAGGCGGTCGAGGCCGCAGGGCTTCCCGGCCTGAACAAGAATCAAAGGATCAGCTACGCCCTCGATGCGGACGGCAAGGGCCGCACGATTGCGACCGGTCTCGAACGGGCCTGA
- a CDS encoding TIGR02281 family clan AA aspartic protease: protein MQKSLLFVIALGIGIGFLVPTDDRAAPLARETAAPKADAAPTPAAVRETVLERSDGGHFYANVEVNGQLVRFLVDTGATGVALAEKDAARIGIPFSRSEYEVVGMGASGPVQGKRVTLASVRLDGKEARGVSGVILGGGDMSLLGQAYLGRYSVEMRGDRMRIY from the coding sequence ATGCAGAAGTCGCTCCTGTTCGTGATCGCACTCGGCATCGGCATCGGCTTCCTGGTGCCGACCGACGACCGCGCCGCGCCGCTGGCGCGGGAGACCGCGGCGCCGAAAGCCGATGCAGCGCCGACGCCTGCCGCCGTGCGGGAGACGGTGCTCGAGCGCAGCGACGGCGGTCACTTCTACGCCAATGTCGAGGTTAACGGACAGCTGGTCCGCTTTCTCGTCGACACCGGCGCGACCGGCGTCGCGCTGGCCGAAAAGGATGCCGCGCGCATCGGCATCCCCTTCTCGCGCTCCGAATATGAGGTCGTCGGAATGGGCGCCTCCGGGCCGGTCCAGGGCAAGAGGGTGACGCTCGCCAGCGTTCGCCTCGACGGCAAGGAAGCACGCGGGGTATCGGGCGTGATCCTCGGCGGCGGCGACATGTCCCTGCTCGGCCAGGCCTATCTCGGCCGTTACTCGGTCGAGATGCGCGGCGACCGGATGCGGATCTACTGA
- the gloA gene encoding lactoylglutathione lyase: protein MRDPATRGFTLNQTMLRIRDPEPSLNFYTRVLGMTLLQRLDFEEMRFSLFFLAFLGEEESVPDDPADRARFIFSRETTLELTHNWGTESDPGFSGYHNGNAEPRGFGHLGISVPDVAAACARFEALGVPFVKRPNEGKMKGIAFISDPDGYWIEILSPDGMRGTVAAQAERITA from the coding sequence ATGCGAGATCCCGCGACGCGCGGCTTCACCCTCAACCAGACGATGCTGCGCATCCGCGATCCGGAGCCTTCGCTGAACTTCTACACGCGCGTGCTCGGCATGACCTTGCTGCAGCGCCTCGACTTCGAGGAGATGCGCTTCTCGCTCTTCTTCCTCGCCTTCCTCGGAGAGGAAGAGAGTGTCCCCGACGATCCGGCCGATCGTGCACGCTTCATCTTCTCGCGCGAGACGACGCTGGAGCTCACCCACAATTGGGGCACGGAAAGCGACCCCGGCTTCAGCGGCTATCACAATGGCAATGCCGAACCGCGCGGCTTTGGCCATCTCGGCATCAGCGTTCCCGACGTCGCCGCCGCCTGCGCCCGTTTCGAGGCGCTCGGCGTTCCGTTCGTGAAACGCCCCAACGAGGGCAAGATGAAGGGGATCGCGTTCATCAGCGACCCGGACGGCTATTGGATCGAGATTCTCTCGCCCGATGGAATGCGCGGAACGGTCGCGGCACAAGCGGAAAGGATTACGGCATGA
- a CDS encoding DHH family phosphoesterase — protein sequence MRTRDAEAIGRAFANAVDGFPRERAPLILGHFDADGLASIALIARAMERAGRPAETRIVGKGENAWSDAMRAELAARRPGGLIVADLGVRSGALLAGVPTILVDHHVPTGAPDGALVLSGNGVEPEPTSALIAYWCASGLAPAEDLLWLAAIGLIGDMAVDAGFPELAEAQARYGKTALRNAVALINAPRRTAAADAGPALSLLLTCDSPKELLSGVHADTARLHAAKAEVACELESARRVPPNVRGEVALIRFDSPCQIHPLIAQQWRGRLRDRIVIAANGGYRPGWVHFAARSASGRDLIAFLDAHRPKGADGHYGNGHRQATGGALPHPVWNEFISKLGFPEEQVES from the coding sequence ATGCGTACCAGAGATGCCGAAGCGATCGGGCGCGCCTTTGCGAATGCGGTGGATGGCTTTCCGAGAGAGCGAGCGCCGCTGATCCTCGGCCATTTCGATGCCGACGGCCTTGCCTCGATCGCGCTCATCGCCCGGGCGATGGAGCGGGCGGGCCGCCCGGCGGAAACCCGGATCGTCGGCAAGGGCGAGAATGCCTGGTCGGACGCCATGCGCGCGGAGCTCGCCGCCCGGCGACCCGGTGGATTGATCGTCGCCGATCTCGGCGTTCGCTCCGGTGCTCTGCTGGCCGGAGTCCCGACCATCCTCGTCGATCATCATGTGCCGACGGGCGCGCCCGACGGAGCACTGGTGCTCAGCGGCAACGGCGTCGAACCCGAGCCGACCAGCGCCCTGATCGCCTATTGGTGCGCGTCCGGGCTTGCACCGGCGGAGGATCTGCTGTGGCTGGCAGCGATCGGTCTGATCGGCGACATGGCCGTCGATGCCGGCTTCCCCGAACTCGCCGAAGCTCAGGCGCGCTACGGCAAGACCGCTTTGCGCAATGCCGTGGCCCTGATCAATGCGCCGCGCCGCACCGCGGCCGCAGATGCCGGTCCGGCGCTCTCACTCCTGCTCACGTGCGACAGCCCGAAGGAACTGCTTTCGGGCGTGCACGCCGACACCGCGCGCCTTCATGCCGCCAAGGCGGAGGTCGCCTGCGAACTGGAGAGCGCCCGCCGCGTCCCGCCGAACGTGCGCGGAGAGGTGGCTTTGATCCGGTTCGATTCCCCTTGCCAGATTCATCCCCTGATCGCGCAGCAATGGCGGGGACGGCTGCGCGACCGGATCGTCATCGCCGCCAACGGAGGGTACCGCCCCGGTTGGGTCCACTTCGCCGCGCGTAGCGCCAGCGGCCGCGACCTCATCGCCTTTCTCGACGCGCATCGGCCCAAGGGGGCCGACGGCCACTATGGCAACGGCCATCGTCAGGCGACCGGCGGCGCACTGCCGCATCCGGTCTGGAACGAATTCATCTCGAAGCTCGGCTTTCCCGAGGAGCAAGTGGAATCATGA
- a CDS encoding hemerythrin domain-containing protein has protein sequence MIERMLADHARLRACADCLEALLVSADVPDPESLAAARWALGSTMMQHLALEERHLYAALRDDPRAHVRRIAEAFQDDLVTSFGPYADHAKSWTPERVSGEWDTYRTQTLDLLQTMRARMTREETELYPLVERNGIDTRHSGLPGRNWTREAFAIKERIGGR, from the coding sequence ATGATCGAGAGGATGCTGGCGGACCATGCCCGCCTGCGCGCATGCGCGGATTGCCTGGAGGCGTTGCTCGTGTCGGCCGATGTGCCCGATCCTGAGTCGCTCGCCGCCGCCCGCTGGGCTCTCGGCAGCACGATGATGCAGCATCTCGCGCTGGAGGAGCGGCATCTCTACGCCGCCTTGCGCGACGATCCTCGCGCGCACGTCAGGCGCATCGCCGAGGCATTTCAGGACGATCTGGTCACCAGCTTCGGCCCCTATGCCGATCATGCGAAGAGCTGGACGCCGGAGCGGGTCTCGGGGGAGTGGGACACGTATCGCACGCAGACCTTGGATCTGCTCCAGACCATGCGGGCGCGGATGACGCGCGAGGAGACGGAACTCTATCCCTTGGTCGAGCGCAACGGCATCGACACCCGGCACAGCGGCCTTCCCGGGCGCAACTGGACCCGGGAGGCGTTCGCGATCAAGGAACGGATAGGCGGCCGCTGA
- a CDS encoding NUDIX domain-containing protein produces MTSTAPAPCQLPSSTEARTPSIRIAAALIDDDDGRLLLVRKAGTGVFMQAGGKIEPGETAVAALRRELLEEIGFALADADPAYLGRLVAPAANEPGCLVEAELFHIRASFAPEVSAEIAEAGWFARDEAITLPLAPLTRDRVLPLAATLAGQYR; encoded by the coding sequence ATGACCAGCACGGCTCCCGCACCCTGTCAGCTTCCATCTTCGACGGAGGCCCGCACGCCCAGCATTCGCATCGCCGCGGCGCTGATCGATGACGATGACGGGCGGCTTTTGCTCGTGCGCAAGGCCGGCACCGGAGTCTTCATGCAGGCCGGCGGGAAGATCGAACCGGGCGAGACTGCGGTTGCGGCGCTTCGCCGCGAGTTGCTCGAGGAGATCGGCTTTGCCCTGGCCGATGCTGATCCGGCCTATCTGGGACGCTTGGTTGCGCCAGCCGCCAACGAGCCGGGATGCCTGGTGGAGGCCGAGCTCTTCCACATCCGCGCATCGTTCGCGCCGGAGGTGAGCGCGGAAATCGCCGAGGCTGGCTGGTTCGCACGGGACGAAGCGATCACCTTGCCGCTTGCGCCGCTGACGCGGGACCGGGTGCTACCGCTCGCAGCAACCCTGGCGGGGCAGTATCGATGA
- a CDS encoding NAD(P)-dependent alcohol dehydrogenase produces the protein MKVVRLEAPGGLDRLRIVDEEEPGAPGPGEIRVRLRASSLNYHDYGVVSGRMRAADGRIPMSDGAGTVEAVGTGVTEFTAGDAVVSCFFPTWLEGPPTVPDFSTTPGDGLDGYARESVVRPATWFTPAPKGYSHCEAATLTTAGLTAWRALVVNGGLKAGDTVLVLGTGGVSIFALQLAKAMGARVIATSSSDAKLERLRALGADHAINYRSNPDWGAEAFRWSGGVDHVVEVGGPGTLPQSIAAVRLGGHIALIGVLTGASGDVPTAFLMAKQARLQGLIVGSRRDQIDFVRALDATGLKPVVDRSFELGAIADAFRHQEKGAHFGKICLDI, from the coding sequence ATGAAGGTCGTCAGGCTGGAGGCTCCGGGCGGTCTGGATCGGCTTCGGATCGTCGATGAGGAAGAGCCGGGCGCACCAGGCCCGGGCGAGATCCGGGTGCGGCTGCGGGCGAGCTCACTCAACTATCACGATTACGGCGTGGTGAGCGGACGCATGCGGGCTGCGGACGGGCGAATCCCGATGTCGGATGGTGCCGGCACGGTCGAGGCCGTCGGCACCGGGGTGACCGAATTCACGGCCGGCGACGCCGTCGTCTCCTGCTTCTTCCCGACCTGGCTGGAGGGGCCCCCGACCGTTCCGGATTTCTCGACCACTCCGGGCGACGGCCTCGACGGCTACGCACGCGAGTCCGTGGTCAGACCCGCGACATGGTTCACGCCGGCACCAAAGGGCTACAGCCACTGCGAAGCGGCAACGCTCACCACCGCAGGCCTCACCGCCTGGCGCGCCTTGGTGGTCAATGGCGGGCTAAAGGCCGGCGACACCGTCCTCGTCCTGGGCACCGGCGGCGTGTCGATCTTCGCGCTGCAGCTTGCCAAGGCAATGGGGGCGCGCGTGATCGCGACCTCCTCGTCCGACGCCAAGCTCGAGCGCCTCCGGGCGCTCGGCGCCGACCATGCGATCAACTATCGCAGCAATCCCGATTGGGGCGCCGAAGCCTTCCGATGGAGCGGCGGCGTCGATCATGTCGTCGAGGTCGGCGGTCCCGGCACCCTGCCCCAGTCGATCGCCGCAGTCCGCCTCGGCGGCCATATCGCGCTGATCGGGGTGCTGACGGGCGCGAGCGGCGACGTGCCCACCGCCTTTCTGATGGCCAAGCAGGCAAGGTTACAGGGACTGATCGTCGGCAGCCGGCGCGACCAGATCGACTTCGTCCGGGCGCTCGACGCGACCGGCCTCAAGCCGGTGGTGGATCGCAGCTTCGAACTGGGTGCGATCGCCGACGCCTTTCGGCATCAGGAAAAAGGTGCGCATTTCGGCAAGATCTGTCTCGACATCTGA
- a CDS encoding lmo0937 family membrane protein, translated as MIWTLIGILILLWILGFAFQIGGGLIHALLVIALIVFIVQLITGRRRL; from the coding sequence ATGATCTGGACCCTGATCGGTATTCTCATTCTGCTGTGGATCCTGGGCTTCGCGTTCCAGATCGGCGGCGGCTTGATCCATGCGTTGCTGGTGATCGCGTTGATCGTATTCATCGTGCAGTTGATCACCGGCCGCCGCAGGCTCTGA